In Kitasatospora sp. NA04385, a single genomic region encodes these proteins:
- a CDS encoding PIN domain-containing protein, translating into MIRYLVDSTAVWRLLREQDLNEAWGEDIDLRVIGSCAPQRAEFRRSARNLAHYEQMGEMFADLYPDVPLPKNMWGWIEAAQFRLARSGGAVRALSVVDLTVCATAAHHGLIVLHDDNDFATAAGVLTDVLQRNVRDVPR; encoded by the coding sequence GTGATCCGGTACCTCGTGGACTCCACCGCCGTGTGGCGCCTGCTCCGGGAGCAGGACCTGAACGAGGCATGGGGGGAGGACATCGACCTGCGGGTGATCGGGTCGTGTGCTCCCCAGCGCGCCGAGTTCCGGCGTTCCGCGCGGAACCTCGCCCACTACGAGCAGATGGGCGAGATGTTCGCGGATCTGTACCCGGATGTGCCCCTGCCCAAGAACATGTGGGGCTGGATCGAGGCCGCCCAGTTCCGGCTCGCCCGGAGCGGCGGAGCTGTCCGGGCGCTGTCCGTGGTCGATCTGACGGTCTGCGCCACCGCGGCCCACCACGGGCTGATCGTGCTGCACGACGACAACGACTTCGCCACCGCCGCCGGGGTGCTGACCGACGTGCTGCAACGGAACGTCCGCGACGTTCCGCGCTGA
- a CDS encoding metallophosphoesterase yields the protein MTPEDLFREPEQPHSGPRPRQDLDVLPQGSYFEPAAPAGYPYEETYSTYGGARYLEQHWAPAGQFGTGAAPAPGHYAPTGQAPHEDPPTIELGPPIDTPPVEVHFPYPQPEPGEGPGPLFVIGDVHGYLDELLAALHQQGLIDTEGHWSAGRSRIWFLGDFTDRGPDGIGVIDLVMQLAAEAAAAGGYCRALMGNHELLFLGASRYGDEAVQSTAGTASFLAAWRLNGGQQHDLERLQPHHISWLSRLPAMALEDGHLLLHSDTTAYLEYGETIADVNDAVHALLADEGIDEWWDAFRKFTKRFAFRGQAGTMAAQELLAVYGGYRVVHGHSPIPYLTGDQPEDGTPPHVPGPYIYADELAIAMDGGVTMDGRLLVARLPLN from the coding sequence GGCTACCCGTACGAGGAGACGTACAGCACCTACGGCGGCGCCCGCTACCTGGAACAGCACTGGGCCCCCGCGGGCCAGTTCGGCACCGGGGCGGCCCCCGCGCCCGGCCACTACGCGCCCACCGGGCAGGCCCCGCACGAGGACCCGCCGACCATCGAGCTCGGCCCGCCGATCGACACCCCGCCCGTCGAGGTGCACTTCCCCTACCCGCAGCCCGAGCCCGGCGAGGGCCCCGGACCGCTGTTCGTCATCGGCGACGTCCACGGCTACCTCGACGAGCTGCTCGCCGCCCTCCACCAGCAGGGCCTGATCGACACCGAGGGCCACTGGTCGGCCGGCCGCTCCCGGATCTGGTTCCTCGGCGACTTCACCGACCGCGGCCCGGACGGCATCGGCGTCATCGACCTGGTCATGCAGCTCGCCGCCGAGGCCGCCGCCGCCGGCGGCTACTGCCGCGCCCTGATGGGCAACCACGAACTGCTCTTCCTCGGCGCCTCCCGCTACGGCGACGAGGCCGTCCAGTCCACCGCCGGCACCGCCTCCTTCCTCGCCGCCTGGCGGCTCAACGGCGGCCAGCAGCACGACCTGGAACGCCTGCAGCCGCACCACATCAGCTGGCTCTCCCGGCTGCCCGCGATGGCCCTGGAGGACGGCCACCTGCTGCTGCACTCCGACACCACCGCCTACCTCGAGTACGGCGAGACCATCGCCGACGTCAACGACGCCGTGCACGCCCTGCTCGCCGACGAGGGCATCGACGAGTGGTGGGACGCCTTCCGCAAGTTCACCAAGCGCTTCGCCTTCCGCGGCCAGGCCGGCACCATGGCCGCCCAGGAGCTGCTCGCCGTGTACGGCGGCTACCGGGTCGTCCACGGCCACAGCCCGATCCCGTACCTCACCGGCGACCAGCCCGAGGACGGCACCCCGCCGCACGTCCCCGGCCCCTACATCTACGCCGACGAGCTGGCCATCGCGATGGACGGCGGCGTGACCATGGACGGTCGCCTGTTGGTCGCCCGGCTGCCACTGAACTGA
- a CDS encoding TetR/AcrR family transcriptional regulator: MATRARARLLDTAEALFYAEGIRAVGVERILADSGVGRASFYRHFTGKDELVVAVLTRRDQVWRDWLAERVTAHGGRPAALFDALAERFARADFRGCAFINTMVETADPDSPAHRVAAAHKRRVTEYVAALLAAEGRAPGPAAELARRLVLLMDGAIVTALREGTTAPAAEAGAIAAALLASAPPAGPPLEDPCAAPADRG, encoded by the coding sequence ATGGCCACCCGTGCACGTGCCCGGCTGCTCGACACCGCCGAGGCGCTGTTCTACGCCGAAGGCATCCGCGCGGTCGGGGTCGAGCGGATCCTCGCCGACTCCGGCGTCGGCCGCGCCTCCTTCTACCGGCACTTCACCGGGAAGGACGAACTCGTCGTCGCCGTCCTCACCCGCCGGGACCAGGTCTGGCGCGACTGGCTGGCCGAGCGCGTCACCGCGCACGGCGGGCGCCCGGCCGCGCTGTTCGACGCGCTGGCCGAACGCTTCGCCCGCGCCGACTTCCGCGGCTGCGCCTTCATCAACACCATGGTGGAGACCGCCGACCCCGACAGCCCCGCCCACCGGGTCGCCGCCGCCCACAAGCGGCGGGTCACCGAGTACGTCGCCGCCCTGCTCGCCGCCGAGGGCCGCGCGCCCGGCCCGGCCGCCGAGCTGGCCCGGCGGCTCGTGCTGCTGATGGACGGCGCGATCGTCACCGCCCTGCGCGAGGGCACCACCGCCCCCGCCGCCGAGGCCGGGGCGATCGCCGCCGCCCTGCTGGCGTCGGCCCCGCCGGCCGGCCCGCCGCTGGAAGATCCGTGCGCGGCGCCCGCCGATCGGGGGTGA
- a CDS encoding DUF6585 family protein, with translation MHDVQTPPAERPFSDGVAALAAAEGLGGLRATFRPKRSGFWRLLGLAVFGLFGLLALVLPGLYFLWLLWRTPDLNRKQAARRIHCFEHGLVLDEPSGPVAFRWDAVSVLQRITRRYVNGVYVGTSYDYRLFRPDGTKARLTGFYAEPEVWGAAVQHEITRAQLAGVLDLLNGGGTVHFGDMVVNAGGVATANRAGVPWGEIEQVEVRRGTVALRKAGKWMPWSNTPVHRIPNFFLFLCVVEELRGRSAAL, from the coding sequence GTGCACGACGTACAGACCCCGCCGGCCGAGCGGCCGTTCTCCGACGGGGTGGCCGCGCTGGCCGCCGCCGAGGGCCTGGGCGGGCTCCGGGCCACCTTCCGCCCCAAGCGCTCCGGGTTCTGGCGGCTGCTGGGCCTCGCGGTGTTCGGGCTGTTCGGCCTGCTGGCCCTCGTGCTGCCGGGCCTGTACTTCCTGTGGCTGCTGTGGCGGACCCCCGACCTCAACCGGAAGCAGGCGGCCCGGCGGATCCACTGCTTCGAGCACGGGCTGGTGCTGGACGAGCCGTCCGGTCCGGTCGCGTTCCGCTGGGACGCGGTCTCGGTGCTGCAGCGGATCACCCGGCGGTACGTGAACGGCGTCTACGTCGGGACCAGCTACGACTACCGGCTCTTCCGGCCGGACGGGACGAAGGCCCGGCTGACCGGCTTCTACGCCGAGCCGGAGGTCTGGGGCGCGGCCGTCCAGCACGAGATCACCCGGGCCCAGCTGGCCGGCGTGCTGGACCTGCTGAACGGCGGCGGGACGGTCCACTTCGGCGACATGGTGGTGAACGCCGGCGGGGTGGCGACGGCGAACCGGGCCGGCGTGCCGTGGGGCGAGATCGAGCAGGTCGAGGTCAGGCGCGGCACGGTGGCCCTGCGGAAGGCCGGGAAGTGGATGCCCTGGTCGAACACCCCGGTCCACCGGATACCGAACTTCTTCCTGTTCCTGTGCGTGGTCGAGGAACTCCGGGGCCGGAGCGCGGCATTGTAG
- the thiC gene encoding phosphomethylpyrimidine synthase ThiC: MTAFTEHTSAHQPAAGYPTPAWRKAYRQGSSPDLRVPYREVHLTDGRTVPLYDTSGPYTDPSHTADVRRGLPALRDPWIRRRGDVEEYEGRAARPEDDGIRHTAPRGGDLRNLDAVFPGRPRRPLRARDGAAVTQLGYAKRGLITPEMEFVALREGLEPEFVREQVARGRAVIPVNVNHPEVEPAIIGTDFLVKINANIGNSAVTSSIEEEVEKMTWATRWGADTVMDLSTGRNIHTTREWILRNSPVPIGTVPLYQALEKVDGRAEDLSWEVYRDTVVEQCEQGVDYMTVHAGVLLRYVPLTARRKTGIVSRGGSIMAAWCLAHHQENFLYTHFEELCDLLRAYDVTFSLGDGLRPGSIADANDEAQFAELTTLGELGRIARAKDVQVMIEGPGHVPMHKIRENMDLQKEICDEAPFYTLGPLTTDVAPGYDHITSGIGAAMIAWWGTAMLCYVTPKEHLGLPDRDDVKTGVITYKIAAHAADLAKGHPGAQAWDDALSDARFEFRWEDQFNLALDPETARAFHDETLPAEPAKTAHFCSMCGPKFCSMKISKSITELYGDKAVNTEYDAEALAGMQAKSEEFAEHGSRVYLPLAD; encoded by the coding sequence ATGACCGCATTCACCGAGCACACCTCTGCCCACCAGCCGGCCGCCGGGTACCCGACCCCGGCCTGGCGCAAGGCGTACCGCCAGGGGAGCAGCCCCGACCTGCGGGTCCCCTACCGCGAGGTGCACCTCACCGACGGGCGCACCGTCCCGCTGTACGACACCTCCGGGCCGTACACCGACCCGTCCCACACCGCCGACGTCCGGCGCGGCCTGCCCGCGCTGCGCGACCCCTGGATCCGCCGGCGCGGGGACGTCGAGGAGTACGAGGGCCGCGCGGCCCGCCCCGAGGACGACGGCATCAGGCACACCGCCCCGCGTGGCGGCGACCTGCGCAACCTGGACGCCGTCTTCCCCGGCCGCCCGCGCCGCCCGCTGCGGGCCCGCGACGGCGCCGCCGTCACCCAGCTCGGCTACGCCAAGCGCGGGCTGATCACCCCGGAGATGGAGTTCGTCGCGCTGCGGGAGGGCCTGGAGCCGGAGTTCGTGCGCGAGCAGGTGGCGCGCGGACGGGCCGTCATCCCGGTCAACGTGAACCACCCCGAGGTCGAACCGGCGATCATCGGCACCGACTTCCTGGTGAAGATCAACGCCAACATCGGCAACTCCGCGGTCACCTCCTCGATCGAGGAGGAGGTGGAGAAGATGACCTGGGCCACCCGCTGGGGCGCCGACACCGTCATGGACCTCTCCACCGGCCGCAACATCCACACCACCCGCGAGTGGATCCTGCGCAACTCCCCCGTCCCGATCGGCACCGTCCCGCTCTACCAGGCGCTGGAGAAGGTCGACGGCCGGGCCGAGGACCTCAGCTGGGAGGTCTACCGGGACACCGTGGTCGAGCAGTGCGAGCAGGGCGTCGACTACATGACCGTGCACGCCGGCGTCCTGCTGCGGTACGTCCCGCTGACCGCCCGCCGCAAGACCGGCATCGTCTCGCGCGGCGGCTCCATCATGGCCGCCTGGTGCCTGGCACACCATCAGGAGAACTTCCTCTACACGCACTTCGAGGAACTCTGCGACCTGCTGCGCGCCTACGACGTCACCTTCTCGCTCGGCGACGGCCTGCGCCCCGGCTCGATCGCCGACGCCAACGACGAGGCCCAGTTCGCCGAACTCACCACCCTCGGCGAGCTCGGCCGGATCGCCCGGGCCAAGGACGTCCAGGTGATGATCGAGGGCCCCGGGCACGTCCCGATGCACAAGATCCGCGAGAACATGGACCTGCAGAAGGAGATCTGCGACGAGGCCCCGTTCTACACCCTCGGCCCGCTGACCACCGACGTCGCGCCCGGCTACGACCACATCACCTCCGGCATCGGCGCCGCGATGATCGCCTGGTGGGGCACCGCGATGCTCTGCTACGTCACGCCCAAGGAGCACCTCGGGCTGCCCGACCGCGACGACGTCAAGACCGGCGTCATCACCTACAAGATCGCCGCCCACGCCGCCGACCTCGCCAAGGGCCACCCCGGCGCCCAGGCCTGGGACGACGCCCTCTCCGACGCCCGCTTCGAGTTCCGCTGGGAGGACCAGTTCAACCTGGCCCTCGACCCGGAGACCGCCCGCGCCTTCCACGACGAGACGCTCCCCGCGGAACCCGCCAAGACCGCGCACTTCTGCTCCATGTGCGGCCCGAAGTTCTGCTCGATGAAGATCAGCAAAAGCATCACAGAGCTGTACGGCGACAAGGCTGTGAACACCGAGTACGACGCCGAGGCCCTGGCGGGCATGCAGGCCAAGTCCGAGGAGTTCGCGGAGCACGGTAGCCGGGTGTACCTCCCGCTGGCCGACTGA
- a CDS encoding M20 family metallopeptidase, which produces MSADVHPPLDGLRRDAAALHPELVELRRALHRDPEIGLHLPRTRARILAALDGLPLEVTLGERLSSVTAVLRGARPGPAVLLRADLDGLPVREDTGLPYASENPGAMHACGHDLHTAALVGAARLLAAHREELAGSVVFMFQPGEEGDGGAALMVEDGVLDAAGERVAAAYALHVGAALLPAGYVAGRPGPIMAASDTLKVVVRGRGGHGSSPHLAVDPVPVACEAVLALQTMVTRRFDAFDPVVLTVGTFHAGTAENVIPDEAAFGATVRSFSPAARELVLAEAVRVVRGIGEAHGCRVDAVVEHGYPVTVNDPAEAAYAERTARELLGADHYFEMPRPVAGSEDFGVLAEHVPAAYVMFGACPPDLDPFTAPYNHSAGARFDDGVLGDAAALLAALAFGRTG; this is translated from the coding sequence ATGTCGGCCGACGTTCACCCCCCGCTCGACGGACTCCGCCGCGACGCCGCCGCGCTCCACCCCGAACTCGTCGAGCTGCGGCGCGCCCTGCACCGCGACCCCGAGATCGGGCTCCACCTCCCCCGCACCCGGGCCCGCATCCTCGCCGCCCTCGACGGCCTCCCGCTGGAGGTCACCCTCGGCGAGCGGCTCTCCTCCGTCACCGCCGTCCTGCGCGGCGCCCGGCCCGGCCCCGCCGTCCTGCTCCGCGCCGACCTCGACGGCCTGCCCGTGCGGGAGGACACCGGCCTCCCGTACGCCTCCGAGAACCCCGGCGCGATGCACGCCTGCGGCCACGACCTGCACACCGCCGCGCTGGTCGGCGCGGCCCGGTTGCTCGCCGCCCACCGCGAGGAGCTGGCCGGCAGCGTGGTGTTCATGTTCCAGCCCGGCGAGGAGGGCGACGGCGGCGCGGCCCTGATGGTCGAGGACGGCGTCCTGGACGCGGCCGGCGAGCGGGTCGCCGCCGCGTACGCCCTGCACGTCGGCGCCGCCCTGCTGCCGGCCGGCTACGTGGCCGGGCGCCCCGGGCCGATCATGGCGGCCTCCGACACCCTGAAGGTGGTGGTCCGCGGCCGCGGCGGCCACGGCTCCAGCCCGCACCTGGCGGTCGATCCCGTCCCGGTCGCCTGCGAGGCGGTGCTCGCCCTGCAGACCATGGTCACCCGCCGCTTCGACGCCTTCGACCCGGTCGTGCTGACCGTCGGCACCTTCCACGCGGGCACCGCGGAGAACGTCATCCCCGACGAGGCGGCCTTCGGCGCGACCGTCCGCTCCTTCTCCCCCGCGGCCCGCGAGCTGGTGCTCGCCGAGGCGGTCCGGGTGGTCCGGGGCATCGGCGAGGCGCACGGCTGCCGGGTCGACGCGGTCGTCGAGCACGGCTACCCGGTGACGGTCAACGACCCCGCCGAGGCCGCGTACGCCGAACGCACCGCCCGCGAACTCCTGGGCGCCGACCACTACTTCGAGATGCCCCGGCCGGTGGCCGGTTCCGAGGACTTCGGCGTCCTGGCCGAGCACGTCCCCGCCGCGTACGTGATGTTCGGCGCCTGCCCGCCGGACCTCGACCCGTTCACCGCCCCGTACAACCACTCCGCCGGGGCCCGGTTCGACGACGGGGTCCTGGGCGACGCGGCGGCCCTGCTGGCGGCGCTGGCGTTCGGCAGGACGGGCTGA
- a CDS encoding type II toxin-antitoxin system VapB family antitoxin encodes MSVTTIDLDDDALAKALRFSGGATKKDVVNAALREYAERHERAARRARHVQAAREWDYEGWQQVHDAEKRGAE; translated from the coding sequence ATGAGCGTGACGACCATCGACTTGGACGATGACGCACTGGCGAAGGCCCTGCGGTTCTCCGGCGGAGCGACCAAGAAGGACGTGGTGAACGCCGCGCTCCGCGAGTACGCCGAGAGGCACGAGCGTGCTGCCCGGCGGGCCCGGCATGTGCAGGCTGCCCGGGAGTGGGACTACGAGGGGTGGCAGCAGGTCCATGACGCGGAGAAGCGGGGAGCGGAGTGA
- a CDS encoding Lrp/AsnC family transcriptional regulator — protein sequence MIDELDLALVDALRVDPRAPWSRLAAPLGVDPATLSRRWARLTANGDAWVTCYPSADRIGRGLTALVRVDCPADRVTGVAADLARHPQAASIELVTGDADLLLTVAAYDHASLTGYLVDRLGTVPGVLRTRTTLVERTLVEGSRFSNGALDAEQRRAIAAPPPGAARPVADRRVEEDLALIRALGADGRMPYAELSARTGLPFTTVRRRLAELRDSGRAVLRCDASPRVTGHPVGAMLWLDVPPAALPDATRRLTALPQTRMCAVTVGPANLALYLIAPQLPDLRRIEQDLAHHHPAIRVHDRHVTLRTPKLVGHLLTPDGRRTGYVPIEP from the coding sequence ATGATCGACGAACTCGACCTGGCGCTCGTCGACGCCCTCCGGGTCGACCCGCGAGCCCCCTGGTCCCGGCTGGCCGCCCCGCTCGGCGTCGACCCGGCCACCCTCTCCCGCCGCTGGGCCCGGCTCACCGCGAACGGCGACGCCTGGGTGACCTGCTACCCCTCCGCCGACCGGATCGGCCGCGGCCTCACCGCGCTCGTCCGGGTCGACTGCCCCGCCGACCGGGTCACCGGGGTCGCCGCGGACCTCGCCCGGCACCCGCAGGCCGCCAGCATCGAACTGGTCACCGGCGACGCCGACCTGCTGCTCACCGTCGCCGCGTACGACCACGCCTCGCTCACCGGGTACCTGGTCGACCGGCTCGGCACCGTCCCCGGCGTCCTGCGCACCCGCACCACGCTGGTCGAACGCACCCTGGTCGAGGGCAGCCGGTTCTCCAACGGGGCGCTGGACGCCGAACAGCGCCGCGCCATCGCCGCGCCCCCGCCGGGCGCGGCCCGGCCGGTCGCCGACCGCCGGGTCGAGGAGGACCTCGCCCTGATCCGGGCGCTCGGCGCGGACGGCCGGATGCCCTACGCCGAGCTCTCCGCCCGCACCGGGCTGCCCTTCACCACCGTCCGCCGCCGGCTGGCCGAACTGCGCGACTCCGGACGGGCGGTGCTGCGCTGCGACGCCTCGCCCCGGGTCACCGGCCACCCGGTCGGGGCGATGCTCTGGCTCGACGTCCCGCCCGCGGCGCTGCCCGACGCCACCCGGCGCCTCACCGCCCTCCCGCAGACCCGGATGTGCGCCGTCACCGTCGGCCCCGCGAACCTCGCCCTCTACCTGATCGCCCCGCAGCTGCCCGACCTGCGCCGGATCGAACAGGACCTGGCCCACCACCACCCGGCGATCCGCGTCCACGACCGGCACGTCACCCTGCGCACCCCCAAGCTGGTCGGCCACCTCCTCACCCCGGACGGCCGCCGGACGGGCTACGTCCCGATCGAGCCCTGA
- a CDS encoding MFS transporter: protein MTVAAASPPPTRTDRLASAAVPLLALVEFASGVLQGGFPILLPRLGEHLDLRASDLSLALGAEFLVSGVAVPLTSRLGDLYGHRRLLRATVLLTLLGFVVTALAPDLPVLLAGRALSGFLACWLPLEFAILRDRLGEERGGRAVGPLVGALTVGSTLGALAVGGLGADPAATRPLLWALAALPLLALPVVWRLVPESATRAVGRIDWVGAGLLSLGLTLLLSGLGAGGVLPVAVTLPLLAAGGVLLALFVRQELRTGTPMVDVRLLARRATAPVFGLSFLLGCALYGAQGPTLAFEAAKPAETGYGLGAVPLVLGLLVLPQTAAATLGAVTAHRLTARRDASAVLGGGFALCAAGYGVIALGHAAAWQFVLGGALAGYGAGLGLSLLPALLMRRLPADQTGIGTGVYNTLKSLAGAAAGVVAAAVLDHLVLRADVPSAGAYTLVWAGCALLCGLGVPVALALRRGPAAREAAPTG, encoded by the coding sequence ATGACCGTCGCCGCCGCATCCCCTCCTCCCACCCGGACCGACCGGCTCGCGTCCGCCGCCGTCCCGCTGCTGGCGCTGGTGGAGTTCGCCAGCGGGGTGCTGCAGGGCGGGTTCCCGATCCTGCTGCCCCGCCTGGGCGAGCACCTGGACCTGCGGGCCTCCGACCTGAGCCTGGCGCTGGGCGCGGAGTTCCTGGTGTCGGGCGTCGCGGTGCCGCTGACCTCGCGGCTGGGCGACCTGTACGGGCACCGCCGGCTGCTGCGGGCCACCGTGCTGCTCACCCTGCTGGGCTTCGTGGTGACCGCGCTGGCCCCCGACCTGCCGGTGCTGCTGGCCGGACGGGCGCTGTCCGGGTTCCTGGCCTGCTGGCTGCCGCTGGAGTTCGCGATCCTGCGCGACCGCCTCGGCGAGGAGCGCGGCGGCCGGGCGGTCGGCCCGTTGGTGGGCGCGCTGACGGTCGGCTCGACGCTGGGCGCGCTCGCGGTCGGCGGCCTGGGCGCGGACCCGGCGGCCACCCGCCCGCTGCTGTGGGCGCTGGCGGCGCTGCCGCTGCTGGCCCTGCCGGTGGTGTGGCGGCTCGTCCCGGAGTCGGCGACCCGGGCGGTGGGCCGGATCGACTGGGTGGGCGCCGGGCTGCTCTCGCTGGGCCTGACCCTGCTGCTGTCCGGCCTGGGCGCCGGCGGGGTGCTGCCGGTCGCGGTGACGCTGCCGCTGCTGGCGGCGGGCGGCGTCCTGCTGGCGCTGTTCGTCCGGCAGGAACTGCGCACCGGCACCCCGATGGTGGACGTGCGGCTGCTGGCCCGCCGGGCCACCGCGCCGGTGTTCGGGCTGAGCTTCCTGCTGGGCTGCGCGCTGTACGGGGCGCAGGGCCCGACGCTGGCCTTCGAGGCGGCGAAGCCCGCGGAGACCGGCTACGGGCTGGGCGCGGTGCCGCTGGTGCTGGGCCTGCTGGTGCTCCCGCAGACGGCGGCGGCCACCCTGGGCGCGGTGACGGCGCACCGGCTGACGGCCCGCCGCGACGCCTCCGCCGTCCTGGGCGGCGGCTTCGCGCTGTGCGCCGCGGGCTACGGGGTGATCGCCCTGGGGCACGCGGCGGCCTGGCAGTTCGTCCTGGGCGGGGCGCTCGCGGGCTACGGCGCCGGGCTCGGGCTGAGCCTGCTGCCCGCGCTGCTGATGCGGCGGCTGCCGGCCGACCAGACCGGCATCGGCACCGGCGTCTACAACACCCTGAAGTCCCTCGCGGGCGCGGCGGCGGGCGTGGTCGCGGCGGCGGTGCTGGACCACCTGGTGCTGCGCGCGGACGTCCCCTCGGCGGGCGCGTACACCCTGGTCTGGGCGGGCTGCGCGCTGCTGTGCGGCCTGGGTGTGCCGGTCGCGCTGGCGCTGCGCCGCGGCCCGGCGGCCCGGGAGGCCGCACCGACGGGCTGA